One region of Primulina tabacum isolate GXHZ01 chromosome 1, ASM2559414v2, whole genome shotgun sequence genomic DNA includes:
- the LOC142552300 gene encoding stellacyanin-like: protein MAKAITFLAALLLVFQAVYGANIVVGGAAGWSSSVNYDNWANGQTFTTSDVLVFNYGPSHSVDEVNQADYQNCNSDNPVSSNSPSPTSIPLTTTGTRYFICPESNHCSRGMKLAVTVTSGISNGTPSPPSGTTPSPPDSGTTPSTPEPPPPSGDATVVLAGWNSLFVGALVVVAALFGVIG from the exons ATGGCCAAAGCTATCACTTTTCTTGCTGCTCTCCTCCTAGTTTTTCAGGCAGTTTATGGGGCCAACATCGTTGTAGGGGGCGCCGCCGGGTGGAGCTCGAGTGTCAATTATGATAACTGGGCTAACGGCCAGACATTTACCACCTCAGACGTGCTTG TGTTCAACTATGGTCCCTCCCATTCCGTGGACGAAGTAAACCAAGCTGACTACCAGAACTGCAACTCCGACAACCCCGTCTCTTCAAACAGTCCAAGCCCGACTTCCATCCCACTCACCACCACGGGGACGAGGTATTTCATCTGTCCCGAATCCAATCACTGCTCTCGAGGCATGAAATTGGCCGTCACGGTCACCAGCGGAATCAGCAACGGCACCCCATCACCGCCATCCGGCACCACACCATCGCCTCCGGACTCCGGCACCACTCCGTCGACCCCGGAGCCTCCACCGCCCTCTGGTGATGCGACGGTCGTTCTGGCTGGATGGAACAGTTTGTTCGTCGGGGCGTTAGTCGTTGTGGCCGCCTTGTTTGGAGTGATTGGCTAG
- the LOC142520922 gene encoding uncharacterized protein LOC142520922, translating into MDSRGAKETVETCAWEMEGGGARKTVETCEGGDGRRRCCGDEGAPQRLLATYDCDTLTRYLQNANAKSAPQNPLLVAKKEKKGMEMAEAITFLLLLLHVFPAVYGATISVGGSSGWTTGFNYDSWANGQAFTTKDVLLFNYGPSHSVEEVSDSDYEDCNTNNPSIASYGPSPTSIPLSSTGTRYFICPTSNHCSQGMKLAVTITDGNSTATPPPPSTTIPPPPPRNSTVPPSHPPSTTASPPPRTTPTPSPSTRSSPPSRSPLAPTNTPPPAPSHGTILAARNSMFIEIFLVMATFFGLIG; encoded by the exons ATGGATAGCAGAGGTGCGAAGGAGACGGTGGAGACATGTGCATGGGAGATGGAGGGTGGAGGTGCGAGGAAGACCGTTGAGACATGTGAGGGGGGAGATGGAAGGCGGAGGTGCTGTGGAGATGAAGGTGCTCCCCAACGATTGCTGGCTACATACGACTGTGACACCCTGACTCGTTATCTCCAAAATGCGAACG CAAAGAGTGCACCCCAAAATCCATTGCTTGTGgcaaagaaggaaaaaaaaggcATGGAAATGGCCGAAGCTATTACTTTTCTTCTTCTGCTACTCCATGTTTTTCCGGCAGTGTATGGCGCCACTATCTCTGTGGGCGGCAGCAGTGGATGGACGACCGGATTCAATTACGATTCTTGGGCTAATGGTCAAGCGTTTACAACCAAAGATGTCTTGT TGTTTAACTATGGCCCCAGCCATTCCGTAGAAGAAGTAAGCGACAGTGACTATGAAGACTGCAACACCAATAACCCCAGTATTGCTTCGTACGGCCCCAGCCCAACTTCAATCCCCCTCTCCTCAACCGGAACAAGATACTTCATCTGCCCCACATCCAACCACTGCTCTCAGGGAATGAAATTGGCCGTCACAATCACCGACGGAAACAGCACCGCCACACCGCCGCCACCGTCCACCACCATTCCGCCACCTCCACCTAGAAACAGTACTGTTCCTCCATCGCACCCGCCCAGCACCACTGCGTCACCTCCACCCAGAACCACACCAACTCCCTCCCCCAGCACCCGCTCATCGCCTCCCTCGCGTTCTCCACTCGCACCCACCAATACTCCACCTCCAGCACCCTCTCATGGCACAATTTTGGCAGCCCGGAATAGcatgtttattgaaatatttcttgTTATGGCTACATTCTTTGGGCTCATCGGCTAG